Proteins found in one Pelmatolapia mariae isolate MD_Pm_ZW linkage group LG7, Pm_UMD_F_2, whole genome shotgun sequence genomic segment:
- the LOC134630295 gene encoding BTB/POZ domain-containing protein kctd15-like isoform X2: protein MSSVSVSSQEGRSLSRMSLSHSPVSPMTAQGIPSPAQLTKANAPVHIDVGGHMYTSSLATLTKFPESRISRLFSGAEPIVLDSLKQHYFIDRDGDIFRYILSFLRTCKLLLPEDFQDFPQLYEEARYYQLTPMVRELERWQAEREAQRTAPCECLVVRVTPDLGERIALSGEKVLIEEIFPETGDVMCNSVNAGWNQDPTHVIRFPLNGYLRLNSVQVLERLFLKGFEIKASCGGGVDSSQFSEYVLCRDLQHSQSVTSTPIRIKQEPLD from the exons ATGTCCTCCGTGTCGGTCTCCTCTCAG GAGGGGCGGAGCTTGTCCAGGATGTCTCTGAGCCACTCACCTGTGTCGCCCATGACGGCCCAAGGTATCCCATCGCCCGCCCAGCTCACAAAGGCCAATGCCCCTGTCCACATCGACGTGGGCGGGCACATGTACACCAGCAGCCTGGCGACGCTCACCAAGTTCCCGGAGTCCAG GATCAGCCGGCTGTTCAGCGGTGCAGAGCCCATCGTGTTGGACAGTCTGAAGCAGCACTACTTCATCGACCGGGACGGCGACATCTTCCGCTACATCCTCAGTTTCCTGCGCACCTGCAAGCTGCTGCTTCCTGAAGACTTCCAG GACTTCCCCCAGCTGTATGAGGAGGCTCGGTACTACCAGCTTACTCCGATGGTGCGTGAGCTGGAGCGCTGGCAGGCGGAGCGCGAGGCCCAGCGGACGGCGCCCTGCGAGTGTCTGGTGGTCCGCGTCACACCTGACCTGGGCGAGAGGATCGCGCTGAGCGGCGAGAAGGTCCTCATCGAGGAAATCTTCCCCGAGACCGGAGACGTGATGTGCAACTCGGTGAACGCCGGCTGGAACCAGGACCCAACCCATGTCATCCGTTTCCCTCTCAACGGGTACCTGAGGCTCAACTCTGTGCAG GTCCTCGAACGCCTCTTCCTGAAAGGCTTCGAAATCAAGGCGTCCTGCGGCGGCGGCGTCGACTCCTCCCAGTTCAGCGAGTACGTGCTGTGTCGCGACCTGCAGCACAGCCAGTCCGTCACCAGCACGCCAATCCGGATTAAGCAAGAGCCTCTGGACTAA
- the LOC134630295 gene encoding BTB/POZ domain-containing protein kctd15-like isoform X1, giving the protein MRDGTRHSGGGRALRDLTFVRALPRWGRDCDLAPGGSAGPRVLFCRPSSLLLLSLSGTAALPPGRSSLSRRPPCPPCRSPLRISRLFSGAEPIVLDSLKQHYFIDRDGDIFRYILSFLRTCKLLLPEDFQDFPQLYEEARYYQLTPMVRELERWQAEREAQRTAPCECLVVRVTPDLGERIALSGEKVLIEEIFPETGDVMCNSVNAGWNQDPTHVIRFPLNGYLRLNSVQVLERLFLKGFEIKASCGGGVDSSQFSEYVLCRDLQHSQSVTSTPIRIKQEPLD; this is encoded by the exons ATGCGTGATGGGACACGTCATTCGGGAGGGGGGCGGGCACTGCGGGATCTCACCTTCGTGCGCGCGCTGCCTCGGTGGGGTCGGGACTGTGACCTGGCCCCGGGGGGGTCTGCGGGGCCCCGGGTGCTCTTCTGTCGGccctcctctctgctcctcctcagTCTCTCCGGGACCGCAGCCCTGCCGCCGGGACGGAGCTCTCTCTCACGCCGCCCTCCATGTCCTCCGTGTCGGTCTCCTCTCAG GATCAGCCGGCTGTTCAGCGGTGCAGAGCCCATCGTGTTGGACAGTCTGAAGCAGCACTACTTCATCGACCGGGACGGCGACATCTTCCGCTACATCCTCAGTTTCCTGCGCACCTGCAAGCTGCTGCTTCCTGAAGACTTCCAG GACTTCCCCCAGCTGTATGAGGAGGCTCGGTACTACCAGCTTACTCCGATGGTGCGTGAGCTGGAGCGCTGGCAGGCGGAGCGCGAGGCCCAGCGGACGGCGCCCTGCGAGTGTCTGGTGGTCCGCGTCACACCTGACCTGGGCGAGAGGATCGCGCTGAGCGGCGAGAAGGTCCTCATCGAGGAAATCTTCCCCGAGACCGGAGACGTGATGTGCAACTCGGTGAACGCCGGCTGGAACCAGGACCCAACCCATGTCATCCGTTTCCCTCTCAACGGGTACCTGAGGCTCAACTCTGTGCAG GTCCTCGAACGCCTCTTCCTGAAAGGCTTCGAAATCAAGGCGTCCTGCGGCGGCGGCGTCGACTCCTCCCAGTTCAGCGAGTACGTGCTGTGTCGCGACCTGCAGCACAGCCAGTCCGTCACCAGCACGCCAATCCGGATTAAGCAAGAGCCTCTGGACTAA